The following proteins come from a genomic window of Novosphingobium aromaticivorans DSM 12444:
- a CDS encoding substrate-binding domain-containing protein, which produces MKAETMSMIRNIALAATATAALALAGCGSQEGATRDQVRAVGSSTVYPFAKAVAESLAKSDASLKSPIIESTGTGAGMKLFCAGVGAQHPDIANASRRMKKSEFEDCQKNGVKDIVEIQVGLDGVAFAEAQKGPGIALTPEDVYKALAKNPYGKPNAFKTWKDVNPSLPAEPILVYGPPSTSGTRDALKELILMKGCDENAEMKALKDSDKDKHDKICGEVRDDGAYVDAGENDNLIVQKIEANPKAIGIFGFSYLEENSSRIKGLTMKGIAPTYATISDFTYPGARPLYIYVKKAHLKAIPGLQAFVTEWSKLWGKDGSLAKLGMVVAPDDVLAASAKAVTDLSVLDGSQLK; this is translated from the coding sequence ATGAAGGCTGAAACCATGTCGATGATTCGCAATATTGCGCTTGCCGCTACTGCCACTGCCGCTCTTGCCCTTGCCGGTTGCGGCTCGCAGGAAGGCGCGACCCGCGACCAGGTCCGCGCGGTCGGTTCCTCCACGGTCTATCCGTTTGCCAAGGCGGTCGCGGAATCGCTCGCCAAATCCGATGCCTCGCTGAAGTCGCCGATCATCGAATCGACCGGCACCGGTGCGGGCATGAAGCTGTTCTGCGCCGGCGTCGGCGCCCAGCACCCCGATATCGCCAATGCCTCGCGCCGGATGAAGAAGTCCGAATTCGAGGACTGCCAGAAGAACGGCGTGAAGGACATCGTCGAGATCCAGGTCGGCCTCGACGGCGTGGCCTTCGCCGAGGCGCAGAAGGGCCCCGGCATCGCGCTGACCCCCGAAGACGTCTACAAGGCGCTTGCCAAGAACCCCTATGGCAAGCCCAACGCCTTCAAGACCTGGAAGGACGTGAACCCCTCGCTGCCGGCAGAGCCGATCCTCGTCTACGGCCCGCCCTCGACCTCGGGCACGCGCGACGCGCTCAAGGAGCTGATCCTGATGAAGGGCTGCGACGAGAACGCCGAGATGAAGGCGCTCAAGGACAGCGACAAGGACAAGCACGACAAGATCTGCGGCGAAGTGCGCGATGACGGCGCCTATGTCGACGCGGGCGAGAACGACAACCTGATCGTCCAGAAGATCGAGGCGAACCCCAAGGCGATCGGCATCTTCGGCTTCTCGTATCTCGAAGAGAACAGCAGCCGCATCAAGGGCCTGACGATGAAGGGCATCGCGCCGACCTATGCGACGATCTCGGACTTCACCTATCCGGGTGCGCGTCCGCTCTACATCTACGTCAAGAAGGCCCACCTCAAGGCCATTCCGGGCCTCCAGGCCTTCGTCACCGAATGGTCGAAGCTGTGGGGCAAGGACGGCTCGCTGGCGAAGCTCGGCATGGTGGTCGCACCTGACGATGTGCTTGCGGCCAGCGCCAAGGCTGTTACCGACCTGTCGGTCCTTGACGGTTCGCAGTTGAAGTAA
- a CDS encoding sensor histidine kinase, which yields MFVALCAAVVMYFGGAGFWLSLAILLVWLATLWLARPEPTVETRSRDDGSVSRQAMIELVEPFGLPVLMLDGQRIAAANAAAREELGSHIVGQDARVALRHPEAVRLLDKPEGRALVRGLTGARSIWQVSRVPIDERFSLIEFVNRTAEADISRAHTDFVANASHELRTPLASIIGYIETLADPDAKVDEATAARFHATVLREARRLQSLVEDLMSLSRIEAEKHELPRDRIDLGQLVGSIASETAMTVGDGRLEVETCPALVAGDRQQLDQLVRNLIDNAFKYGDTAAPVAVKVAIHGNEAELSVTDRGEGIHPDHLPYLTRRFYRTDPGRSRAAGGTGLGLAIVKHIVERHRGKLDIASQLGIGTTVTVRLPIANLPAVAAA from the coding sequence ATGTTCGTCGCCCTGTGCGCGGCCGTGGTCATGTACTTCGGCGGCGCCGGCTTCTGGCTCTCGCTCGCGATCCTGCTCGTCTGGCTGGCGACACTGTGGCTCGCCCGACCCGAGCCGACGGTGGAAACCCGCAGCAGGGATGACGGCAGCGTCTCGCGCCAGGCAATGATCGAACTGGTCGAACCCTTCGGCCTGCCGGTCCTGATGCTGGACGGACAGCGCATCGCAGCCGCCAACGCGGCCGCGCGGGAGGAACTCGGCAGCCATATCGTCGGCCAGGACGCGCGCGTGGCGCTGCGCCATCCCGAAGCGGTCCGCCTCCTGGACAAGCCCGAGGGCCGGGCGCTGGTGCGGGGTCTCACGGGCGCGCGCAGCATCTGGCAGGTAAGCCGCGTGCCGATCGACGAACGCTTCTCGCTGATCGAGTTCGTCAACCGCACGGCAGAGGCCGATATCAGCCGCGCGCATACCGACTTCGTGGCCAACGCCAGCCACGAACTGCGCACCCCGCTCGCCTCGATCATCGGCTATATCGAGACGCTGGCCGATCCCGACGCCAAAGTCGACGAAGCAACCGCGGCGCGCTTCCATGCCACGGTGCTGCGCGAGGCACGGCGTCTGCAAAGCCTGGTCGAAGATCTCATGTCGCTTTCCCGGATCGAGGCCGAGAAGCACGAGTTGCCGCGCGATCGCATCGATCTCGGCCAGCTTGTCGGCAGCATCGCCAGCGAAACAGCGATGACCGTGGGCGACGGGCGCCTCGAAGTCGAGACGTGCCCCGCGCTCGTGGCGGGCGACCGGCAGCAGCTTGACCAACTCGTGCGCAATCTGATCGACAACGCGTTCAAGTATGGAGACACTGCCGCCCCTGTCGCGGTCAAGGTGGCGATTCACGGCAACGAAGCGGAGCTGTCGGTGACCGACAGGGGCGAAGGCATCCACCCCGACCACCTGCCCTATCTCACCCGGCGCTTCTATCGGACCGACCCGGGACGCAGCCGCGCGGCGGGCGGGACGGGCCTCGGGCTCGCCATCGTGAAGCACATCGTGGAGCGGCATCGCGGCAAGCTGGACATCGCCAGCCAGCTTGGAATCGGCACGACGGTTACCGTCAGATTGCCGATTGCAAACCTGCCCGCTGTTGCTGCAGCCTGA